The Pirellulimonas nuda genome includes a region encoding these proteins:
- a CDS encoding flagellar basal body P-ring protein FlgI — MTSLLRSSPESVVIAEPTGADNARYIARYTQPQGLDYVKIEAVALATGLDGSGSDPAPSSQRAALLTEMSREKVENPNRVLLSPDTSLVLLRTVLRPGVQEGDRIDVEVRVPARSETKSLRSGWVLAARMSELAALDGIIRSGHVLAIAEGPILVDPSTEEDKAEAVQGRILGGAVATKSRSLGLIIGHEHRSKRMLLEITKAINLRMHIYRGGRKEGVATPKDETFIEIAVHDRYKENVSRMVRVLREVVIDESPAELQHRLTLLESQLLDPLTASKASLRLEAIGTDQAAEILERGAKSSDPEVRFYSAEALAYLDRTSAVEPLVAAAREQRAFRVNALAALSTMDNVLAYEGLRSLLSTSSVETRYGAFRSLWLMNENDPLVSGERMGGQFTYHVLDVEGPPVIHLTRSHRPEIVLFGVGQQLQLPLMLDAGRHILVNGMQGSEITVSKFAAGEEPQKRVVPPTVDAVVRAIVELGGAYPDVVQALQQAKRDGALASRLEVDALPKTGRAYDREAEIGSDDVEALEDADEVDAVEPDAYRVATPLPDLFSGR, encoded by the coding sequence ATGACGTCGTTGCTACGTTCCTCACCCGAATCGGTGGTGATCGCGGAGCCTACCGGGGCCGACAACGCCCGGTACATCGCCCGCTACACGCAGCCTCAGGGGCTCGACTATGTGAAGATCGAGGCCGTGGCGCTGGCTACCGGCCTCGATGGTTCTGGCAGCGACCCTGCCCCGAGCTCGCAGCGGGCCGCGCTGCTGACCGAGATGAGCCGCGAAAAGGTGGAGAACCCCAACCGGGTGCTCCTTTCTCCCGACACTTCCTTGGTGCTGCTGCGTACCGTGCTGCGTCCAGGCGTCCAGGAAGGGGACCGCATCGACGTGGAGGTCCGCGTTCCGGCGCGGAGCGAAACCAAGAGCCTGCGGAGCGGTTGGGTGCTGGCGGCCCGCATGTCGGAGCTGGCCGCGCTGGACGGCATCATCCGTTCCGGGCACGTGCTGGCGATCGCGGAAGGGCCGATCCTGGTCGACCCCTCGACCGAGGAAGACAAGGCCGAAGCGGTGCAGGGCCGGATCCTGGGGGGCGCCGTAGCCACGAAATCCCGTTCACTGGGGTTGATCATCGGGCACGAGCATCGTTCCAAACGGATGCTGCTAGAGATCACCAAGGCCATCAACCTGCGTATGCACATCTACCGCGGCGGCCGCAAGGAAGGCGTGGCGACGCCCAAAGACGAGACCTTCATTGAGATCGCGGTGCACGACAGATACAAAGAGAACGTGAGCCGGATGGTGCGGGTGCTGCGGGAGGTGGTGATCGACGAGTCTCCCGCGGAGCTACAACATCGGCTTACGCTCCTCGAATCGCAACTGCTCGACCCGCTCACTGCCTCCAAGGCCTCGCTCCGCCTCGAAGCGATCGGCACGGATCAAGCGGCTGAGATCCTGGAGCGTGGCGCCAAGAGCAGCGACCCGGAAGTGCGGTTCTACTCCGCTGAGGCGCTCGCCTACCTGGACCGCACCTCGGCCGTCGAACCCCTGGTGGCCGCCGCCCGTGAGCAGCGCGCCTTCCGAGTGAACGCATTGGCCGCGCTGAGCACGATGGACAACGTGCTCGCCTACGAAGGGCTCCGTTCGTTGTTATCAACGAGCAGCGTGGAAACACGCTACGGCGCGTTCCGCTCCCTATGGCTGATGAACGAGAACGACCCGTTGGTCTCCGGCGAGCGCATGGGGGGGCAGTTCACCTACCACGTGCTCGACGTCGAGGGCCCGCCGGTGATTCACCTGACCCGGAGCCACCGCCCGGAGATCGTGCTCTTCGGAGTCGGGCAGCAGCTGCAACTACCACTGATGCTCGACGCGGGCCGCCACATCCTCGTCAATGGGATGCAGGGATCGGAGATCACCGTATCGAAGTTCGCAGCGGGGGAGGAGCCTCAAAAGCGCGTCGTGCCGCCGACGGTCGACGCCGTCGTTCGGGCGATTGTTGAACTAGGGGGCGCCTATCCGGATGTCGTACAGGCCCTACAGCAGGCCAAACGCGACGGCGCCCTGGCGTCGCGCCTCGAGGTAGACGCACTCCCGAAGACGGGCCGCGCCTACGACCGAGAAGCCGAGATCGGCTCCGACGACGTCGAGGCCCTCGAAGACGCCGACGAGGTTGACGCCGTAGAACCAGACGCTTACCGAGTAGCGACCCCTCTCCCCGACCTGTTCTCGGGGCGGTAG
- a CDS encoding S8 family serine peptidase — translation MSAASLLPNDPYLLDYQWHIVNTGQEIGDRTLQDIFGTPGEDANVLPAWLGGGYTGRGVVIAIVDNGIQLNHPDLAANISQFLGAGIDANGDLVGIDIDPLIGNVVLFDPATGTVALDPNTGLPYTNAGRGTAVAGIAGAVGNNGEGIAGIAYNSTLVPIRVFGFDPEGAPSDEVIRDAIRYGIVGDPTTGAAPIDIYIHTWRGGDNDRLTSGPNDVPGSNQPTDVLEALRDSVLYGRNGLGAIHVIESGNGANPNPAGDIGINGVWDFGGYDGYVNSRYTIGVTGVDHDGFYNNFDGTFTSYPEAGAGVLVAGQTGSGPLPIIGEPEVGSGIWTTDLVASIDDPNRFDLEGYNLPADPFTGLEFDGDNFLDFAYTSRFRGTEASASVVGGVIALMLEAEPNLSYRDIQEILVRSSRQTAAFDGPSQGGEAIGPLKNLWITNRNELFHVPEFVATTYAIGDLFFDYYEDTPDPPPPGLVTEGLFANGAGVLFHPLMNPGGGFLGGGEADPDLYANGAGYTVSQGRGVLDSEIGFGHGVIDAGLAVKLAEQWLQGSVNQSRGTQLNEKTFTTFDLPPFANALNAAVVAGENAPAPLGGLPDLIVPGVTGSGDNQAFYDEYYQRVVQGVDADGAPMGQPTGPFTPAPNPIRTGSQFTEFSVPSPNTQQVEWVELQIEIGGAGAQNIENLRVTLISPDGVHSELNHYFDARTSFDPNDVPQFEFGSANLRGEPDLDIDPDGGNFVFTFSSNRHWGERSDDKLSYDPATGMPYVQRGFVAGNDLFPGTGVTVFSDTPTTRGWRVQIENFGDTNLALVASELTWHGGDRSLADRTFTVNGQQYGLYDAAVTEDQDGDTKITLGDTFRIQGFVGQDQRVDHDLNPATPARQDGLFSYDRWLQTYADSNDGLIKPDGRYDRLGEVERLLDQSFGESQPGANNGVRPENFLENVSVEVYLQVTGTDGNTDEILVDRFLTGDDGNYYFDVPLLRTASDIGNLANADIVDYRYVVRLAGDAATNAMNPGDDLLDAAGAVIGQAPTTPADFLDKYRSEWVISEDWFNVWNRTRLVEVMDTELLPIEGVNPFGSFHQEFQFVDSTGALVVPPPLFAGDFAVFDPKIHYDIQYDPLTEAPVSFVDFGGLGQTYRDHVRGINFLVRAEAPTATFEGNVYSDVMANGVLDVPQDTALEGIRIYVDMNGNGFRDGAEPFAESDATGAYAITDVPLPSGSFSFFNLAVDPASLPSGWTVTNPVGGSIAIPVVNGVDPLPQDFLIAPPLTDPSVVGTVSGVVYNDLNGNGLRDNGEPGLAGFKVFVEVGAPNGVADPGEPFAISAANGSYTIQGVGAGQQVVRAEPLAPFAQTDPANNGSRLVNVPRAGSIGGTLFGFRAPELLGTASGIVFNDANGDGVRGGSEVGQSGVVVFVDVDSNQQFDPATEPSATTDANGQFTFTNLPVGLVDLRVALGASLIQTAPSQGGAFTVDVQSGSPVTGVQFGVADALAFSRDFGDLGLGYPTLLSENGAWHVVVSGYYLGAGVTAETDGKLPPLEDDDDGVTLLGADDRLTPGTVERFHVTGKGNGAVLNVWIDFNADRVFDASEHVIVNLDPPSSSSLDLFDITIDVAIPASARTTPLGAIFRWGPEQLGPTGGAFIGEVETYLYNTSIPIVPLALSMGDYDGSGWVDQGDLAMWRSSFGTQGDLSADGNGDGYVDLADYTVWRDHYGMQVPAVAATQDEPLGDPELLYYASFGDGGWTVSAPAASLAAPATGAAAAFFLVEEDDAPQATALQELAASPADDDQRDLALELLAAPADGNSSDSDLPQLEDDSDEEASTDAWALAFEELLLA, via the coding sequence ATGTCGGCCGCCTCGTTGCTGCCGAACGATCCGTACCTGCTCGACTACCAGTGGCACATCGTCAACACGGGGCAAGAAATCGGCGACCGGACGCTGCAAGACATCTTCGGCACACCCGGCGAGGACGCTAACGTGCTGCCCGCATGGCTGGGGGGCGGATACACCGGTCGTGGCGTGGTGATCGCGATTGTTGACAATGGCATCCAGCTCAACCACCCCGACCTCGCCGCCAACATCAGCCAGTTCCTGGGCGCCGGCATCGACGCAAACGGCGACTTGGTCGGGATCGATATCGATCCGCTGATCGGCAACGTCGTGCTCTTCGATCCCGCAACCGGCACGGTGGCGCTCGACCCCAACACCGGGCTCCCCTACACGAACGCGGGCCGTGGCACCGCGGTCGCCGGCATTGCCGGAGCGGTCGGGAACAACGGCGAGGGGATCGCCGGCATCGCGTACAACTCAACGCTGGTGCCGATCCGCGTCTTTGGGTTCGACCCCGAGGGGGCGCCGAGCGACGAGGTGATCCGCGACGCCATCCGCTACGGAATCGTCGGCGACCCAACCACCGGCGCCGCCCCGATCGACATCTACATCCACACCTGGCGGGGGGGCGACAACGACCGCCTCACCTCGGGCCCCAACGACGTGCCCGGCTCGAACCAGCCGACCGACGTCCTTGAGGCACTTCGTGACTCCGTCCTCTATGGCCGCAACGGCCTGGGCGCCATCCACGTGATTGAGTCGGGCAACGGCGCCAACCCCAACCCGGCCGGCGACATCGGCATCAACGGCGTCTGGGACTTCGGCGGCTACGACGGCTACGTAAACTCGCGCTACACGATCGGCGTGACGGGCGTTGATCACGACGGTTTCTACAATAACTTCGATGGAACCTTCACGTCCTACCCCGAGGCGGGCGCCGGCGTGCTGGTCGCGGGTCAGACCGGGTCCGGCCCGCTCCCCATCATCGGCGAGCCCGAGGTCGGTAGCGGCATCTGGACGACCGACCTAGTCGCCAGCATTGACGATCCGAATCGGTTCGACCTGGAAGGCTACAACCTCCCCGCCGACCCGTTCACCGGTCTGGAGTTCGACGGCGACAATTTCTTGGACTTCGCCTACACGTCTCGCTTCCGCGGCACTGAGGCTTCCGCCTCGGTCGTAGGGGGCGTGATCGCGCTGATGCTGGAAGCAGAACCCAACCTCAGCTACCGCGACATCCAAGAAATCCTGGTCCGCTCCTCGCGGCAGACCGCCGCGTTTGATGGACCGTCCCAAGGCGGAGAAGCGATCGGTCCGCTGAAGAACCTGTGGATCACCAACCGCAACGAACTGTTTCATGTGCCAGAGTTTGTGGCCACTACGTACGCGATCGGCGACTTGTTCTTCGACTACTACGAAGACACCCCCGACCCGCCTCCCCCCGGGCTCGTGACCGAAGGGCTCTTCGCCAATGGCGCCGGGGTGTTGTTCCATCCGCTGATGAATCCGGGGGGGGGATTTCTGGGAGGTGGCGAGGCCGATCCCGACCTCTACGCCAACGGGGCTGGCTACACGGTATCCCAGGGCCGCGGGGTCCTCGACAGCGAGATTGGTTTCGGGCACGGCGTGATTGACGCAGGACTAGCCGTCAAGCTTGCCGAGCAGTGGTTGCAGGGAAGCGTGAACCAAAGCCGCGGCACGCAGCTAAACGAAAAGACATTCACAACGTTCGACCTTCCGCCGTTCGCGAACGCCTTGAACGCCGCGGTGGTGGCGGGCGAGAACGCTCCCGCCCCTTTGGGGGGACTCCCCGACTTGATCGTTCCGGGCGTGACTGGCTCGGGAGACAACCAAGCCTTCTACGACGAGTACTATCAGCGGGTGGTGCAGGGCGTTGATGCTGACGGTGCGCCCATGGGGCAGCCGACCGGGCCGTTCACGCCCGCGCCCAACCCGATCCGCACCGGATCGCAGTTCACGGAGTTTTCGGTCCCTTCCCCGAACACACAGCAGGTAGAGTGGGTCGAGCTGCAGATAGAGATTGGCGGGGCGGGCGCCCAGAACATCGAAAACCTGCGCGTCACGCTCATCTCGCCGGACGGCGTTCATAGCGAGTTGAACCACTACTTCGACGCGCGGACGTCGTTCGATCCGAACGATGTGCCCCAGTTCGAGTTCGGAAGCGCTAACCTCCGAGGGGAGCCCGATCTAGACATCGATCCTGACGGTGGAAACTTCGTCTTCACGTTCTCGTCGAACCGGCATTGGGGCGAGCGCTCCGACGACAAGCTGTCTTACGATCCAGCAACCGGCATGCCGTATGTGCAGCGCGGCTTTGTGGCGGGCAACGACTTGTTCCCGGGCACCGGCGTAACAGTCTTCAGCGATACGCCAACGACTCGCGGCTGGCGGGTGCAGATCGAGAACTTCGGCGATACCAACTTGGCGCTTGTCGCTTCGGAGCTGACTTGGCACGGCGGCGACCGCAGCCTCGCGGACCGCACCTTCACCGTGAATGGCCAACAGTACGGCCTGTACGACGCGGCGGTCACCGAAGACCAGGACGGCGACACGAAGATCACGCTCGGCGACACGTTCCGCATCCAAGGCTTCGTCGGCCAGGACCAGCGCGTCGATCACGACCTCAACCCCGCCACGCCAGCCCGCCAGGATGGCTTGTTTAGCTACGATCGCTGGCTTCAGACATACGCGGATTCAAACGACGGTCTGATCAAGCCCGATGGGCGGTACGACCGACTAGGGGAGGTCGAACGCCTCCTCGACCAAAGCTTCGGCGAATCGCAGCCAGGCGCTAACAACGGCGTCAGGCCAGAGAACTTCCTCGAAAACGTCTCCGTGGAGGTCTATCTGCAAGTCACTGGCACGGACGGGAATACTGACGAAATCCTCGTCGATCGATTCCTCACCGGCGACGACGGCAACTACTATTTCGACGTCCCCCTGCTACGCACCGCGTCCGACATAGGCAACCTCGCCAACGCAGACATCGTGGACTACCGCTACGTCGTGCGGCTGGCCGGCGACGCCGCGACCAATGCCATGAACCCGGGCGACGACCTGCTAGACGCCGCGGGGGCGGTGATCGGCCAAGCCCCCACCACGCCGGCTGACTTCCTCGATAAGTACCGCAGCGAATGGGTGATCTCCGAAGACTGGTTCAATGTGTGGAACCGCACCCGTTTGGTTGAGGTGATGGACACGGAACTGCTCCCGATCGAAGGGGTGAATCCCTTTGGCAGCTTCCACCAAGAGTTCCAGTTTGTCGATTCCACCGGCGCGCTGGTTGTGCCGCCTCCGCTCTTCGCCGGCGATTTTGCCGTGTTCGACCCCAAGATCCACTACGACATCCAGTATGACCCCCTTACCGAGGCGCCGGTCTCGTTCGTGGACTTTGGCGGGCTCGGTCAAACCTACCGGGACCACGTCCGCGGAATCAACTTCTTGGTCCGGGCCGAGGCGCCCACCGCGACGTTCGAGGGCAATGTCTACAGCGACGTCATGGCCAACGGCGTCCTCGATGTCCCTCAGGACACGGCGCTTGAAGGGATCCGCATCTACGTCGATATGAATGGAAACGGCTTCCGCGATGGCGCCGAGCCCTTTGCTGAGTCCGACGCCACGGGCGCTTACGCGATCACCGACGTCCCGCTGCCGAGCGGCAGCTTCAGCTTCTTCAACTTGGCGGTGGACCCCGCTTCGCTCCCCTCGGGCTGGACCGTTACCAACCCGGTGGGCGGCAGCATCGCCATCCCGGTCGTGAACGGCGTCGATCCGTTGCCGCAAGACTTCCTGATTGCCCCCCCGCTGACCGACCCGTCGGTCGTGGGTACCGTGTCTGGCGTGGTCTACAACGACCTGAATGGCAACGGCCTCCGCGATAACGGCGAGCCAGGGCTCGCTGGTTTCAAGGTGTTCGTAGAAGTTGGCGCCCCGAACGGAGTCGCTGATCCCGGAGAGCCATTTGCTATCTCTGCGGCAAACGGCAGCTACACGATCCAGGGCGTTGGGGCCGGACAGCAGGTTGTCCGAGCCGAACCCTTGGCTCCATTTGCGCAGACCGACCCCGCGAACAACGGGTCTCGCCTGGTGAACGTTCCGCGGGCCGGCTCGATCGGCGGCACGCTCTTTGGGTTCCGGGCGCCGGAGTTATTGGGGACCGCGTCCGGGATCGTGTTCAATGACGCCAACGGCGACGGAGTGCGGGGCGGCTCAGAGGTGGGGCAATCGGGCGTGGTGGTCTTTGTCGATGTCGATAGCAATCAGCAGTTCGATCCCGCGACGGAGCCCTCGGCAACTACCGACGCCAATGGCCAGTTTACGTTCACCAACCTCCCGGTGGGACTCGTCGACCTCCGCGTCGCGCTGGGCGCCTCGCTGATCCAGACCGCGCCCAGCCAGGGCGGAGCTTTCACGGTCGATGTGCAGTCCGGCTCGCCGGTAACGGGCGTGCAGTTTGGCGTGGCCGACGCGTTGGCGTTCTCTCGCGACTTCGGCGACCTGGGTCTTGGCTACCCGACGCTGTTGTCGGAGAACGGCGCCTGGCACGTCGTGGTGTCCGGCTACTACCTGGGCGCCGGCGTGACCGCCGAAACCGACGGCAAGCTGCCGCCGCTGGAAGACGACGACGACGGAGTGACGCTGCTTGGGGCCGACGACCGACTCACCCCCGGAACGGTTGAACGCTTCCACGTTACCGGCAAGGGCAACGGCGCGGTGCTGAACGTCTGGATCGACTTCAACGCCGACCGCGTGTTCGACGCGAGCGAGCACGTGATTGTGAACCTCGACCCACCCTCGTCCTCTTCGCTCGACCTGTTCGACATCACGATCGACGTCGCAATCCCGGCCTCCGCGCGTACGACGCCCCTGGGCGCCATTTTCCGCTGGGGCCCGGAACAGCTAGGACCGACGGGAGGGGCGTTTATCGGAGAGGTAGAAACCTATCTCTACAACACCTCGATTCCGATCGTGCCGCTCGCCCTTTCGATGGGCGATTACGACGGCAGCGGCTGGGTCGACCAGGGCGACCTCGCAATGTGGCGTTCCTCGTTCGGCACGCAGGGCGACCTGAGCGCGGACGGCAACGGCGACGGGTATGTTGACCTGGCCGACTACACCGTGTGGCGAGACCACTACGGCATGCAGGTGCCGGCGGTGGCCGCAACGCAGGACGAGCCCTTGGGCGATCCCGAGCTGCTCTACTACGCTTCCTTCGGGGACGGCGGATGGACCGTTTCGGCGCCTGCGGCTTCGCTAGCGGCGCCAGCTACCGGTGCGGCCGCGGCGTTCTTCTTGGTCGAAGAGGACGATGCGCCTCAAGCTACGGCGTTGCAGGAGCTCGCGGCTTCGCCCGCCGACGACGACCAGCGGGACCTCGCACTCGAGTTGCTCGCCGCCCCTGCCGACGGCAATTCTTCTGACAGCGACCTGCCTCAACTCGAGGACGACTCGGACGAAGAGGCGTCGACAGACGCGTGGGCGTTGGCGTTCGAGGAACTGCTGTTGGCCTGA